In Calothrix sp. PCC 7507, one DNA window encodes the following:
- a CDS encoding cytochrome b N-terminal domain-containing protein, with amino-acid sequence MQSTQLDRILRRLATILSVVILTLSLINVTTGVLLSFYYEPTAGGAYHALKMINTEVTYGWLFKTAHDIAGNGVIAIALMQIVVMFLGRQFRQSWLTAWISGILFTLSAIALDWTEMILGWDQEGYWRFNIELGTIEAIPFIGSQLREILTGGGAISTITVEHLYAIHSYIISAAVIILAIVHLSALLWQEQQMYAEALASKPSEGGFIQPPAASLAES; translated from the coding sequence ATGCAAAGCACCCAATTAGATCGGATTTTGCGGCGACTAGCAACGATATTATCAGTCGTGATCCTTACCCTGAGCCTAATTAATGTCACAACTGGAGTTCTGCTGTCCTTTTATTACGAACCGACAGCAGGCGGTGCTTATCACGCCTTGAAAATGATTAATACGGAAGTAACCTACGGTTGGTTGTTCAAGACTGCCCATGATATCGCCGGGAACGGCGTAATTGCGATCGCCCTGATGCAAATTGTGGTGATGTTTTTAGGTCGGCAATTTCGCCAGAGTTGGCTGACTGCATGGATTAGTGGAATTTTATTTACCTTAAGTGCGATCGCTCTCGATTGGACAGAAATGATTCTCGGCTGGGATCAAGAAGGTTACTGGCGTTTCAACATTGAGCTAGGAACCATCGAAGCGATTCCCTTCATCGGCTCGCAACTGCGAGAAATTTTGACTGGTGGTGGAGCCATTAGCACCATAACGGTAGAACATCTTTACGCCATACACAGTTACATTATTTCCGCCGCCGTCATCATTCTCGCCATAGTACATTTGTCTGCTTTACTGTGGCAAGAACAACAAATGTATGCAGAAGCTTTAGCATCAAAACCCAGTGAAGGTGGCTTCATTCAACCACCAGCTGCTTCACTAGCAGAAAGTTGA
- a CDS encoding sodium:proton antiporter — translation MEASFEITLQMVIAVVTGISAQVLAAYLRVPSIVLLLLLGILLGSDGIGLLHPHVLGTGLEVIVALATAIILFEGGLNLDLQELGRVSVSLQLLVTQGTLITLLGGSMAAHWLGEFPWNIAFLYASIVVVTGPTVISPLLKQINVDRQVATLLEGEGVLIDPVGAILAFVVLDTIMNGDTDPINAIIGLAMRLGVGAAIGAAGGYLMSLIFKRANFLSFELKNLVVLAVLWGLFTLAQTIRSESGVMTTVVAGVVFANSSVPEERLLRSFKGQLTILSVSVLFILLAADLSIASVFALGWGSLFTVLVLMFVVRPINILFCTWNSDLNWRQKLFLSWVAPRGIVSASVASLFAILLTQRGINGGDAIKALVFLTIIMTVVCQGLTAGWVAKLLQITSKEATGAVIVGCNPLSLLIARFFQEREENVVIIDTDSEFFPQAEAQNLRVIASSALDADVLEEAGLASMGTFLAMTNNGEVNFVLAQRAAEEFNPPRVLAVFPRDPQATLSANSKVNQAFIPDLGVKTWNEYLNDGRVKLGTTTLNESEFSSQQEHIQEKIRTGVLLPLLLEREERLQIMPAIQEWEVGDRIIYLLYDPRPNLLKRLSGATQSTPLSLEKLPEVEEVPLAKLAQLSASEAAGG, via the coding sequence ATGGAAGCATCTTTTGAAATCACCCTACAGATGGTAATCGCCGTTGTTACAGGCATTAGCGCTCAGGTGCTGGCTGCATACTTGCGTGTACCCAGCATTGTTTTGCTGCTGCTTTTGGGCATTTTGCTGGGGTCTGATGGTATTGGCCTTTTACACCCCCATGTCTTAGGTACAGGACTGGAAGTTATTGTCGCTCTGGCAACGGCAATAATTTTATTTGAAGGCGGACTCAACTTGGATCTGCAAGAGTTGGGTCGAGTTTCAGTTAGTCTGCAATTGCTCGTTACCCAAGGAACGCTGATCACACTACTTGGTGGTAGTATGGCGGCTCATTGGTTGGGTGAATTTCCGTGGAACATCGCTTTTCTTTACGCTTCAATAGTTGTGGTGACGGGGCCAACTGTCATTAGTCCCCTACTTAAGCAAATCAATGTGGATCGCCAAGTGGCTACGCTGCTGGAAGGAGAAGGGGTTTTAATCGATCCAGTCGGGGCAATTCTGGCTTTCGTTGTCTTAGACACAATTATGAACGGTGATACTGACCCCATCAACGCCATCATTGGTTTAGCAATGCGCTTGGGGGTTGGGGCGGCGATTGGTGCTGCTGGCGGCTATCTGATGAGCTTGATTTTTAAGCGCGCCAATTTTCTGTCGTTCGAGTTGAAAAATCTGGTAGTCTTGGCAGTGCTATGGGGTCTGTTTACCTTGGCACAGACGATCCGCAGCGAATCAGGAGTCATGACAACTGTAGTGGCTGGAGTTGTATTTGCTAACTCTTCTGTGCCAGAGGAACGCCTTTTACGCAGCTTTAAGGGTCAGCTAACAATTCTCAGCGTTTCTGTATTATTTATCCTGTTAGCGGCTGATTTATCGATCGCTAGTGTGTTTGCTTTGGGTTGGGGGAGTTTATTTACTGTTTTGGTATTGATGTTTGTCGTTCGCCCGATTAACATTCTCTTCTGCACGTGGAATAGTGACCTCAACTGGCGACAGAAACTATTTTTAAGCTGGGTGGCTCCCAGAGGAATTGTTTCTGCTTCTGTGGCTTCTCTATTTGCAATTTTGCTGACACAGCGTGGGATCAACGGTGGTGATGCGATTAAAGCCCTGGTTTTTTTAACAATTATCATGACGGTTGTCTGTCAAGGACTCACCGCTGGCTGGGTGGCTAAGTTGCTGCAAATAACCTCTAAAGAGGCGACTGGAGCGGTGATTGTGGGTTGTAATCCTTTAAGCCTCTTGATTGCGCGCTTCTTTCAAGAACGAGAAGAAAATGTGGTCATCATAGACACAGACTCGGAATTTTTTCCCCAGGCTGAAGCTCAAAATTTGCGAGTGATTGCTAGCAGTGCATTGGATGCTGATGTTTTGGAAGAGGCGGGACTGGCCTCGATGGGAACTTTTTTGGCGATGACTAATAATGGTGAGGTGAATTTTGTCTTGGCGCAACGAGCCGCCGAGGAATTTAATCCGCCGCGTGTGTTGGCTGTTTTTCCCCGCGATCCCCAAGCTACTTTGAGCGCCAATAGTAAGGTTAATCAGGCTTTTATCCCAGACTTAGGCGTGAAGACGTGGAATGAGTATCTGAATGATGGACGGGTGAAGCTAGGGACAACGACACTAAATGAGTCGGAATTTTCTAGTCAACAGGAACACATACAAGAAAAAATCCGGACTGGGGTGTTGCTACCTTTATTGCTAGAGAGAGAGGAACGCCTACAGATTATGCCAGCAATTCAAGAGTGGGAAGTAGGCGATCGCATTATTTACTTGTTGTATGACCCTAGGCCTAATCTTTTAAAACGGTTATCTGGTGCGACTCAATCTACTCCTCTCTCTCTAGAGAAATTACCAGAAGTGGAAGAAGTCCCGCTGGCAAAATTAGCTCAACTTTCTGCTAGTGAAGCAGCTGGTGGTTGA